TTGAGATTGTCGATATCCACCCAAGTCGCTTAAGTGACTATCCGCATCAGTTTTCTGGTGGTATGCGTCAACGCTTAGTAATTGCAATAGCCCTTGCCTTAAACCCTAAGATGATCATCATGGATGAGCCGACTACAGCATTGGATGTAGTTGTACAGCGAGAGATCTTACAAAAGATCTATGCCCTAAAAGAAGAGTTTGGTTTCTCAATCTTATTCATCACCCATGACTTATCTCTGATGGTCGAGTTTTCTGACCGAATTGGGATTATGTACTCTGGAGAGTTGATTGAGGTTGCGCCTGCAAAACAGATCTTAGAGACCCCTTATCATCCGTATACCCGCGGTTTGGGAAGCTCCTTCCCACCACTAATTGGTCCGAAAACCAAGTTAACAGGGATTCCGGGAAATCCGCTTAACCTACTGCAAATACCGCAAGGCTGCCGTTTTCAGGCGCGCTGTGATCGCGTACATGAGGCTTGTCGTAGCGACGCAACTCACCTAAGACAGATAGAGCCTAACCGCTATTCAAACTGTCACCTTTACGGTGAGCCAATCATTCAAACGGCAGTTAGCTAGAGCTATTCGGAGAACAAACATGAGTAAACCTACAGGCGAGCTACTAATTGAAGGCAAAAACCTAGTCAAAGACTTTCCAGTCAGCAGCCATGCACTAAAAAACCCAATGATGCGTGCTATCAACGACGTATCATTCAAGATGTACAAAAGCCGCGGATTGGCCGTAGTTGGTGAGTCCGGCTCAGGTAAGTCAACCACAGCTAAAATGATAGCTAAGATGTATGCCCCAACAACGGGCAACATCGAATATCGTGGAAGAGATATTCAAACTATTCAGAAAAAGAAAGAGCTGATGCACTACCGCGAAGGTGTGCAGATGGTATGGCAAGACCCGTTTGGCTCACTAAACCCGACCCACAACATCTTCCACCATATTGCTCGACCACTGATCATTCATAACAAGGTATCAGCCAGTAATAAAAAAGAACTGCAAGAGCGCGTCTACGATCTTTTAGATCAGGTCGGACTGATCCCACCGAAAGAAACTGCGGCTAAATTCCCGCATCAACTATCTGGTGGCCAGCGTCAAAGGGTTAACCTTGCCCGAAATATCGCAGTTGGAGCTGAGGTGGTATTAGCCGATGAACCAACATCCATGCTAGATGTTTCGATTCGTGCAGGGGTGTTAAATCTGATGGAAGAGATGAAGTTTGAGAAGCAAATGTCTCTGCTTTACATCACTCACGACATCGCAACAGCACGTTACATCGCCGAAGATATCTCAGTAATGTATGTCGGGCATATGGTGGAATGGGGTGATACCGATGAGGTTATTGCAAACCCTCAGCACCCATATACTCAATTGCTGATCTCTGCCGTGCCCGATCCATCTAAATCGATTCACGAGAAGCTTAAAGGCAATAAGGGTGAGATCCCGCTTTGGACACCAGAATCAGTTGGCTGTCCATTTGCTGGGCGTTGCCAACAAGCGACAGAGCAATGTAAAGAGAAACTACCTGGGGTAACTCAGTTATCTGAAAACCATTTTGTACGCTGCTACTTGCACGAAAAATAATCTAACGATTCACTCCTTTATGCCCCCGTCAAGGGGGCAATTTTTATAACGAGACAGATATGAAGATCCTTATTAATCACCTTGGATTTTCGCCAAAGAGTCCAAAGAAGGGGGTTATGCTTGCCCCTGATAGTGCACACTCTGGGCATGTAGAGATCCGCCGCTGTAGCGACCATCAACGAGTTCTTGAGGTGCCGCTTGGCTCTCCTACTATTACCGACAATTGGCAAATTGGGTATAGCTATGAATTTGATTTTTCAGCTTTAACCAATATTTGCGAGTACTATGCCAGCTATAACGAGACTCACTCTCACCATTTCGCCATCTCGCAAAGGCTGCTATATCAACACACCTTTTCCGATGTAATCCATTACTTTAAATCGCAGCGTTGCGGTGGTATCTATGATGAAGCTGATCGACGCGCTACTATATTTGGCAGTGAAGAGATCAGAGACGTACAGGGTGGTTGGTATGACGCCTCTGGGGATGTCAGTAAATATCTAAGTCATCTATCTTATGCTAACTATCTAAATCCACAGCAAATACCATTAGTAGTCTGGAGCTTACAACACAGCTTGCAAATACTAAGAGAGGCGCAAATTGCACCTCAATACACTCAAACTCGACTCATCGAAGAAGCCAAGCATGGCGCAGATTTCTTATTGAAAATGCAGCACCAATCTGGCTTTTTCTATATGACGGTGTTTGATAAATGGACTAAAGTCCCCCAGCAAAGGGAGCTATGTGCCTATCAAACCCAGCAAGGGTATAAAGGCAGTGACTATGAAGCTGGATTTCGTCAAGGTGGCGGCATGAGCATCGCAGCCTTAGCCGCTGTAGGTCGTGAGCCCCTAATTGAGGCTTCAATACGCACTGCCTATATTGAAGCGGCACAGAAAGGTTACTGGCACCTCAAGAAGCATAACCTCAATTATCTCGATGATGGTCAGCAAAATATCATAGATGAATATTGTGCGCTTGTTGCCTGTTGCGAGTTATACCGCACTACTACACAACAAACCTTTTTAGATGAGGCGCGCGCTTGGGCTAAGCAGCTGATGCTGCGTCAACATAGTGATGCCAACTACTGCGGATTTTGGAGTGCAAATGCGCAACGTCCTTACTTTCATGCCTCAGATGCTGGACTGCCTGTGATTGCTCTATCGCAATATGTGCAGTTAGAGACCGATCCTAAACAGGCAGAATTAGCGACCCATACCATAGAGCAAGCCATCACATTTGAACTCAATATTAGTCACGAAGTTGCGAACTCTTTTGCCTATCCTCGCCAGTACGTTAAAGACCTAGACAGCAGCAAACGCAGTGCGTTTTTTATTGCACAAAACAATGAGAGTGGCTATTGGTGGCAAGGCGAAAACGCTCGTTTAGCTTCGCTAGCATGTATGGGATACATGGTCAGTAACCAGGTGAAAGCAGAACTAAAAGTTGACCTACAACACTACAGTCAATCGTGTCTAGATTGGATATTAGGCTGTAACCCATATGACATGTGCATGCTAGATGGCCACGGTCACAATAACCCAGATTATCTTCCTGAGCTGGGGTTCTTTAATGCTAAAGGTGGGATATGTAATGGTATTACCGCAGGCTTTAACGACCCACATGATATTGCCTTTAATCCACAGCCTCAGGCTGACGATATGGAACAGAACTGGCGCTGGGCAGAGCAGTGGATCCCTCATGCTACTTGGTATCTACTCGCGATTGCACTGCAAGCAAAACAGGAGAGCTTATGAGTTATCTAGTCGGCATCGACGGTGGTGGAACCTCCTGCCGTGCGCGGGTAACAACCGAGCAAGGCGAGTGGCTAGCCGATGGAAAAAGCGGCAGTGCAAATCTGCTCCTTGGCCCTAGCCGCGCTCTAGATGCGATAATTGAATCCTTGTTAGATGCTGGGTTTCACGCAGAGCAATTTAAGGACATGCATATAGGAGCGGCATTAGCTGGCGCCGAACAAGCCAGTGCTTGGCTGGAGTTCATGGCCCTGCCTCATCCCTTTGCATCGATAACCCTAAACACGGATGCCTATGGGGCATGCTTGGGAGCTCACCAAGGTCAAGATGGCGCGATAATGATTGCCGGTACAGGCAGCTGTGGCATCTTGTTACAACAGGGGCAGCAACATGTAGTAGGTGGGCGCGAATTTCCAATCTCTGATCAAGGCAGTGGTGCGGTGATGGGGCTTAGACTGATACAACAAGTATTACTAGCCCAGGATGACATTCGCCCAAGCACTCAGTTAACCCAATTAATAATGACACATTTTGAGCATGATATTGATGCCATAGTGCTGTGGTCAAAGAGCGCTCTGCCCCGTGATTATGCCCAGTTTTCACCGCAGATTTTTGCCTTGGCCCAAGAGTGCGATCCCCTTGCGATTGAATTGCTACAGCAAACTGCACAAGATATTGAAATGTTTTTATGGGCTCTACACAAAAAAGGAGCCCGCCAGATCTGCCTAATGGGAGGGATTGCTGAACGCATTCAAGCATGGCTATCTCCGGCAATAAATCAATTTATCACTACACCGAAGGGAGACGCCATGCATGGCGCTCTAATGCTGGCCAATCAGCCACTCCACAATTTGTATTCACGAGGCTAACATGACACACCTGATTATCACCCAAAGCGTGTCCCAAAAAGACCAACATACCGCGCAGTTTGAGCTAACACTAAGCAACCAAACCCCGCACTCGTTAGAAGAGTGGAGCCTATGCTTCTCTATTACTCGCTTTCTAAAGCCAAATAGTAGCTCTATAGGAACACTCGCCCAATTAGGCAGTCGCTGCATCTTGAGTGACCTGCCTGTTATTGCGCAAGGCGACAGTATTCAGCTTTGTTTTGAGATGGAGAGCCCTGCTCTAAGATTGGAATGCGATGGTATTCTAGAGGCATACCTTGTAACCCAAACCGGCCAACAACCGGTAACAGTGCATGCCCCAACGCTCACTGAAGCCTATAATGAGCCGAGCGTTGTGCCAAGTGTAGAAGCCAGTGCCCTTCCAATTATTCCGATGCCCAATGAGGTCACGGTTACCCAAGGCACGCTGACTTTAGACAATATTTGTCATTATCAAGCTACTGCAGATGCCGCACTGCCTGCCATTATATGGTTAAAGCAAGCGGTGTCACAGATACAATTTGAAGCCAGCGACACTAACCCAAGCTTGGTATTTGAACAACTAGATTCACTCACCGAAGGCGGCTATCAGCTGTGCATAACGCAAAGCCAAGTCACCATTACCGCTAACGACCAGCAGGGCTTTCGCAATGCTATCGCTAGCCTAATACAACTACTTGGCTCAGGCACTGAGCTTACCTGTGTACAGATCCAAGATGCACCTCTGTATAGCTATCGCGGCATGATGCTAGATTGTTGTCGACACTTCCACAGCTTAGATACTGTAAAGAGTGTCATTGACCAACTTGCTCGCTATAAATACAACTACTTCCATTGGCATCTTACCGACGATGAAGGCTGGCGATTAGAAATTAACGCCTTCCCTGAGCTAACAGAGATCGGAGCGTGGCGAGGGCCAAATGAGGTTCTCACCTCTCAGTTTAGGCATATAGACCGTAAATACGGTGGCTACTACACCCAACAACAAGTACGTGAGGTTATTGAATTTGCTGACGCGCGCGGCATTACTGTTATTCCAGAAATTGATATTCCTGGTCATTGTCGCGCAGCAATCAAGTCTCTGCCACATCTACTGGTCGACAATCAAGACCACTCTAGTTACCGCAGTGTCCAACACTATACCGACAACGTTCTGTCACCAGCACTAGAAGGAACTTACCACTTCCTTGATACGGTTATCGAAGAAGTAGCGGCACTGTTTCCTGCACCTATGTTACATATTGGTGCCGATGAAGTGCCAGAAGGGGTATGGAGCGACAGTGAACTGTGTCAAAAACAGATGCAAACTCTAGGCTTAAACTCAGCCAAAGAGCTACAAGGCCATCTGCTACGTCACGTAGAACAAAAACTGGCGCAGCTTGGTAAGCGGATGTTGGGTTGGGAAGAGGCTCAGCATGGGGACAAAGTCAGCACCAATACCGTTATCTATTCATGGCAAAGTGAACAAGCAGCTATCGAGTGCGCCGGTAAGGGGTTTGATGTGGTATTGCAACCGGGTCAGTTCACCTATCTAGATATGGCGCAGGATTTTGACAAGACAGAATCTGGATTTTATTGGGCTAATGTCACCCCACTTGAACACGCTTATCACTATACACCGATGCAAGATATCGCCCATGACAACCCGATTCGTGACAAGATATTAGGTGTTCAAGCAGCGCTGTGGTGTGAGTTAATCGACAGCCCACAAAAGTTAAACTATATGGTTCACCCTAGGCTACAAGCTATAGCGGAGGTCAGCTGGACCCAGCCCCAACATCGTCAATGGCTCGACTTCTTATCTCGCCTAAAAAGCGACCTAAAAGGGCTTGATGCCAGAGGGATAAACTACAGAAACCCTTGGGGTAAGTAATTGCAATACCCCAGATAGCTCAAACGCTTGTCTGGGGTAATTTCCTGTTAGGAAAACGCCAACAGTGAGGTGGTTGCAAGCCTTACGTCAACATAGCTACCCACTTCAAGCTGCTCTGCAGAACTTGACAGCATTCGACAGCCATCAATCTCTACTACATATCGGAAGTGATCACCCATAAACTGCTGCTCAAGTACTCGAGTCGCACCCTGTTCATTTTTAGATAGCAATAGATGTTGTGGACGCAATAATATGTGCGCCTTATCCTCTACCTGTTGGTTGGCTGTAGCATGTACGATCCCCAATGAGGTTTGATACTTCCCCTCACCAAGGGCAATTGCAGGTAAGTAACTGCCACCACCAAGAAAGTCTGCTACAAAACGGCTAGAAGGGTTGTGGTAAAGGTCTGATGCACTACCAAACTGCTCAATCACTCCCTTATTCATCACTGCCATCTTATCGGCAAAAGCAAACGCCTCTTCACGGCTGTGGGTAACAAAGATAGCGGTAACCCCCGCCTTCTTAAATATGCCTCGGATCTGAGAGATCAACTTATGTCTAACTTGAGTATCAATATTAGAAAACGGCTCATCAAGCAGTAAAAGATCGGGATTGTAGGCCAGAGAGCGCGCAATTGCGACCCGCTGTTGCTGTCCACCTGATAACTGGTGTGGATAGCGATCCCCCAGCTTTTGCAGATGCACCATTTCAAGCATATCTTGTACACGTTCCGCTTGAATTTCTTTACTTAGATCCCGGATTCCAAAACAGATATTCTGCGCTACGGTCAAATGAGGAAATAGCGCATAGTCTTGGAAGATCATTCCTATGTTACGCTGTTCAGGAGCAAGCCAACGCTTACCATCATCGATAATATGGCCGTTGAGCTCTAGATGTCCCTGAGTCAAAGGAAGCAGCCCTGATATTGCTTTTAATAGGGTTGTTTTTCCGCAGCCACTGGCCCCCAACAAACAGACTATCTCTCCTTGTTGAACCGTCAAAGAAAGGTTCTCTAGCACTACCTGAACATCATACTTACAGGTTAGATTCTTAATGGTTAATGTACGGCTCATTAGTGTGCTTGCTCCAGAGAACGGTTAACAATTATTAAGGGGATAAGTCCAACTAAAACCAACAGCACCGCAGGCATTGCGGCCAGCTCAAGCTGCTCATCTGAGGCGAAGTTGTAGACGTAAGTCGCAAGGGTTTCAAAGTTAAATGGTCGCAACAATAAAGCCGCATTTAGCTCCTTCATTGACTCAATAAACACCAATAGAAATGCGATCAAAGCACCTCTTTTCATCAGTGGAATATGAACCCTAGTTAGCATCTGAGTGCTATTGCACCCCATAGTACGTGCAGCCATATCCAATGAGGGCGATACCTTATTAACACTGCTTTCGATAGTGCCAATCGCCACGGCAGAAAAACGCACCACAAAAGCAAACACCAGGGCAAACATTGACCCAGACAAGATTAATCCCGGCCTGCCCCAATCCATATACTTTGCCACATCATTGATCCAGTGATCAGCGGTAAGCACGGGTACCATAATGCCGATAGCCAACACAGTTCCGGGTACGGCATACCCCAATGAGGCACCGCGCGCACAGGCATTACCTAGTTTTGAGTTAGAAAGCCTCTGATTAAAGTTCACTAAGATTGCCACCATCAAAGCAAAGCTTGCAGCCATCACAGAAACCTTGAGGCTATTAATTGAGTATTGATAAAACTCAGTGGTCCAGCTTTGCTCAAAGTAGGCTAACGCATACATACCAAGTTGTATCAGAGGAAAAATAAACGCCACAGCCACAATAGACCAACACCAGATAACGGCAGCCCACTTCTTCCAACCGTGCAATTGATATCGAAATTCTTCATGGCTATTAAATTGATGTTGAAACAACTTTTGGCGGCGTCTGCTATAGCGTTCACTACTGATCAATAAAATGATCACCAGCAACATTACCGCCGAGATCTTGGCCGCTGCGCCAAGGTTTGAGTAGCCAAGCCAGGTATCATAAACAGCGGTAGTAAGGGTACTAACGGCGAAGTAGTTCATGGTCCCAAAATCCCCTATCGCCTCCATCGCGACCAAAGACAATGAAACAGCGATAGAAGGACGAATGATAGGTAGGGAAATACGCCAAAAACTCTGCCATGGTGAACACTTCAATAGCCTAGCTGACTGTAAAATACTCACGCTCTGCTCCATAAAAGCAGCGCGACATAATAGGTACACATAAGGGTAAAGCACCAATGACATCACCCATATTGCCCCGCCTAAGGTGCGCATATCAGGAAACCAATATTCGCGAGGCCCCCAACCCGTTAAGTCTCGAAGCATCACTTGAATTGGGCCTGCAAAATCGAACCAATCAGTAAATATATAACCTACGATATAGCCCGGCATTGCCATCGGCAATACCAGTGCCCATTGCAATATGCGAGCACTAGGCAGTTGACACATAGCCATTAGCCAAGCACTTGGAATACCAAGGGCTAACGACAGCAGCATTACACCAAATACTAACCAAAAAGTATTGCTTATATAGGTCGGCATTACGGTTTGCAATAGGTGTGAAAACAGCTCGTTATCACCGCCTAAGCTGGTATAGAAGATAGCAAGAATAGGTAACACCAAAATCAGGGAAACTAGACCGCTGCTGATGTTAAATAGAGGATAATGTTCTTTCATTTAGGAGGTTCTATTGACCCTTTGGGTTTATTGGAATTTCACTTGTATCTGCAAAATCCAAGGAGCTTATAAACAACAAAAGGCGCTCAGTCTCTAAGACTCAACGCCAAACTCGTAATTATACGCGGGTTTTGTTCCTCGTTATGTAAAGTGGGTCTGATTTACAGATCAAACTTCACCTGATCTAACAGTTTTACCGCCTTTTCATGGTTATCGGCTATCTTCTCTAGAGCAAGGGTATCAGCCTTAAACTCGCCCCATGAAGCAACTAATTCAGAGCGTTTCACACCTGGTTTAACTGGATATTCATAGTTATCCTCAGCGTACATTTGCTGCGCCTTATCAGCGGTTAAAAACTCCATAAGCTTTATAGCGTTATCATGGTTTGGTGCATGCTTCGCCATTGCCATGCCGCTTACATTGACATGCGTACCGGTTGATTCTTGACCTGGGAAGTTAATATACACCGAATCAGCCCATACTTTTTGCTCGGCTGTTTCTAGCATCTTGCCTAGGTAATAACTATTGCCTAAAGCCAAGTCACATAAACCTTCTTTGATAGCCTTAACTTGGGCGCGATCGTTACCCTGTGGTTTACGCGCTAGGTTTGCTTTTACGCCTTCTAACCACGTCTTTGCCTCAGCTTCACCATAATGTGCAATCATCGCTGATACCAAAGATACGTTATAAGGGTGCTTACCACTACGAGTACAGATTTTGCCTTTGTACTCTGGGTTCGCTAAGTCCTTGTAGTCAAAATCAGTCGCTAATTTACCAACGCGATCTCGCGAAGAGTAAACATTACGCGCACGCAACGTTAGAGCAAACCATTCGTTGTCACTATCACGATATTGTGCCGGTACATTTTGATTAATCTGTTCACTATTAACCGGTTGAACTACCTCTTTATTTGCCAGTTCAACAAGACGGCTAATGTCAGTAGTTAACACAACATCAGCAGGGCTATATTCACCCTCTTTGGTAAGTTGCTCAGCAATCCCTGTTTTTGAGAATTTCACATTAACCTTGATACCGGTTTCTTTAGTGAATTCGTCAAACATAGGTTGAACCAAGAATGGTTGGCGGTAAGAGTAAACATTGACTTCTTCAGCAGCCATTGCGATAGGAGAAAGTACAGTGCCAACAGCAGCCGTCATAACCAAAAGATTCTTCATCTTGCTTTCCTAGTTAAAGTGAGAATAATTATCAGTTCGGTTATTATATTCACGCACCTATGCAAGGCAATGCTTAAAAACAAGTATTGGCGTACTTTTAATAGTTGTTGTTAGAAATTGTGAACGCGCGCATGATATTGAGAATCAATATCATGCGCGCGTTTTAAACATAGGCCTATAAATGGGTTTCCCCATAAAAAAAACCTGCCCAAGGGCAGGTTCGTTTATATTATCGTTTGTTAATTTGCTGTTTATTTCACAGTCATAAACTCTGGGTATGCACCAATACCACAGTCATGGATATCCATTCCTTCGATTTCTTCTTCTTCGGTAACACGGATTCCCATGGTTGCTTTAAGTATGCCCCATACCACTAAGCTTGCACCAAATACCCAGCCAAAGATAACCCCAGCGCCTAATAGCTGCATACCAAAGGTCGCATCAGCATTACTTAGAGGCACTACCATAAGACCAAAGAAACCACACACGCCGTGTACTGAGATAGCACCTACTGGATCATCAATCTTGATCTTATCAAAGGCTACGATACTGAACACCACAATAACGCCAGCTACTGCACCAATACCTACAGCGGCCATTGGCGATGGTGATAGAGGGTCAGCAGTAATAGCGACAAGACCCGCTAACGCGCCATTCAAAATCATGGTTAGGTCTGCTTTACCCCATGTTATCTTACAAACCAATAGAGCTGTGATTGCACCAGCTGCGGCAGCTGCATTCGTATTTAGGAAGATTTGACCAACAGCGGTTGCGTTTTCAAAGTCAGATATCATCAACTGTGAGCCGCCGTTAAATCCAAACCAGCCAAACCAAAGAATAAATGTACCTAGTGTTGCTAATGGCATGTTTGAACCCGGAATAGGGTGTACTGAGCCATTCTTGCCGTATTTGCCTTTACGAGCACCTAGCAGAATAACACCAGATAATGCTGCGGCAGCACCTGCCATATGTACAATACCTGAGCCGGCAAAGTCACTAAAGCCTGCTTCAGAAAGGAAGCCACCACCCCAAGTCCAATACCCTTCCATTGGATAAATAAACCCGGTTAATACCACACTAAAGATCAAGAAAGACCACAGTTTCATACGCTCAGCGACAGCACCTGATACCACTGACATAGAGGTTGCAACAAATACTACTTGGAAAAAGAAGTCAGACTCTAGGGAGTGATCTGCGCCCTCACCCTGAGAACCAATCAGGCTCCCAAATGATGGTAGCCAGCTACCCGCACTATTATCAACGTACATAATGTTGTAACCAACAACTAGGTATACGGTACACGCT
Above is a genomic segment from Vibrio gallicus containing:
- a CDS encoding Fe(3+) ABC transporter substrate-binding protein, producing the protein MKNLLVMTAAVGTVLSPIAMAAEEVNVYSYRQPFLVQPMFDEFTKETGIKVNVKFSKTGIAEQLTKEGEYSPADVVLTTDISRLVELANKEVVQPVNSEQINQNVPAQYRDSDNEWFALTLRARNVYSSRDRVGKLATDFDYKDLANPEYKGKICTRSGKHPYNVSLVSAMIAHYGEAEAKTWLEGVKANLARKPQGNDRAQVKAIKEGLCDLALGNSYYLGKMLETAEQKVWADSVYINFPGQESTGTHVNVSGMAMAKHAPNHDNAIKLMEFLTADKAQQMYAEDNYEYPVKPGVKRSELVASWGEFKADTLALEKIADNHEKAVKLLDQVKFDL
- a CDS encoding N-acetylglucosamine kinase; amino-acid sequence: MSYLVGIDGGGTSCRARVTTEQGEWLADGKSGSANLLLGPSRALDAIIESLLDAGFHAEQFKDMHIGAALAGAEQASAWLEFMALPHPFASITLNTDAYGACLGAHQGQDGAIMIAGTGSCGILLQQGQQHVVGGREFPISDQGSGAVMGLRLIQQVLLAQDDIRPSTQLTQLIMTHFEHDIDAIVLWSKSALPRDYAQFSPQIFALAQECDPLAIELLQQTAQDIEMFLWALHKKGARQICLMGGIAERIQAWLSPAINQFITTPKGDAMHGALMLANQPLHNLYSRG
- a CDS encoding beta-N-acetylhexosaminidase, coding for MTHLIITQSVSQKDQHTAQFELTLSNQTPHSLEEWSLCFSITRFLKPNSSSIGTLAQLGSRCILSDLPVIAQGDSIQLCFEMESPALRLECDGILEAYLVTQTGQQPVTVHAPTLTEAYNEPSVVPSVEASALPIIPMPNEVTVTQGTLTLDNICHYQATADAALPAIIWLKQAVSQIQFEASDTNPSLVFEQLDSLTEGGYQLCITQSQVTITANDQQGFRNAIASLIQLLGSGTELTCVQIQDAPLYSYRGMMLDCCRHFHSLDTVKSVIDQLARYKYNYFHWHLTDDEGWRLEINAFPELTEIGAWRGPNEVLTSQFRHIDRKYGGYYTQQQVREVIEFADARGITVIPEIDIPGHCRAAIKSLPHLLVDNQDHSSYRSVQHYTDNVLSPALEGTYHFLDTVIEEVAALFPAPMLHIGADEVPEGVWSDSELCQKQMQTLGLNSAKELQGHLLRHVEQKLAQLGKRMLGWEEAQHGDKVSTNTVIYSWQSEQAAIECAGKGFDVVLQPGQFTYLDMAQDFDKTESGFYWANVTPLEHAYHYTPMQDIAHDNPIRDKILGVQAALWCELIDSPQKLNYMVHPRLQAIAEVSWTQPQHRQWLDFLSRLKSDLKGLDARGINYRNPWGK
- a CDS encoding ABC transporter ATP-binding protein, with protein sequence MSRTLTIKNLTCKYDVQVVLENLSLTVQQGEIVCLLGASGCGKTTLLKAISGLLPLTQGHLELNGHIIDDGKRWLAPEQRNIGMIFQDYALFPHLTVAQNICFGIRDLSKEIQAERVQDMLEMVHLQKLGDRYPHQLSGGQQQRVAIARSLAYNPDLLLLDEPFSNIDTQVRHKLISQIRGIFKKAGVTAIFVTHSREEAFAFADKMAVMNKGVIEQFGSASDLYHNPSSRFVADFLGGGSYLPAIALGEGKYQTSLGIVHATANQQVEDKAHILLRPQHLLLSKNEQGATRVLEQQFMGDHFRYVVEIDGCRMLSSSAEQLEVGSYVDVRLATTSLLAFS
- a CDS encoding glycoside hydrolase family 9 protein yields the protein MKILINHLGFSPKSPKKGVMLAPDSAHSGHVEIRRCSDHQRVLEVPLGSPTITDNWQIGYSYEFDFSALTNICEYYASYNETHSHHFAISQRLLYQHTFSDVIHYFKSQRCGGIYDEADRRATIFGSEEIRDVQGGWYDASGDVSKYLSHLSYANYLNPQQIPLVVWSLQHSLQILREAQIAPQYTQTRLIEEAKHGADFLLKMQHQSGFFYMTVFDKWTKVPQQRELCAYQTQQGYKGSDYEAGFRQGGGMSIAALAAVGREPLIEASIRTAYIEAAQKGYWHLKKHNLNYLDDGQQNIIDEYCALVACCELYRTTTQQTFLDEARAWAKQLMLRQHSDANYCGFWSANAQRPYFHASDAGLPVIALSQYVQLETDPKQAELATHTIEQAITFELNISHEVANSFAYPRQYVKDLDSSKRSAFFIAQNNESGYWWQGENARLASLACMGYMVSNQVKAELKVDLQHYSQSCLDWILGCNPYDMCMLDGHGHNNPDYLPELGFFNAKGGICNGITAGFNDPHDIAFNPQPQADDMEQNWRWAEQWIPHATWYLLAIALQAKQESL
- a CDS encoding ammonium transporter translates to MEIAATVTELRYALDTFFFLISGALVMWMAAGFAMLEAGLVRSKNTTEILTKNFCLYAIACTVYLVVGYNIMYVDNSAGSWLPSFGSLIGSQGEGADHSLESDFFFQVVFVATSMSVVSGAVAERMKLWSFLIFSVVLTGFIYPMEGYWTWGGGFLSEAGFSDFAGSGIVHMAGAAAALSGVILLGARKGKYGKNGSVHPIPGSNMPLATLGTFILWFGWFGFNGGSQLMISDFENATAVGQIFLNTNAAAAAGAITALLVCKITWGKADLTMILNGALAGLVAITADPLSPSPMAAVGIGAVAGVIVVFSIVAFDKIKIDDPVGAISVHGVCGFFGLMVVPLSNADATFGMQLLGAGVIFGWVFGASLVVWGILKATMGIRVTEEEEIEGMDIHDCGIGAYPEFMTVK
- a CDS encoding ABC transporter ATP-binding protein, yielding MSKPTGELLIEGKNLVKDFPVSSHALKNPMMRAINDVSFKMYKSRGLAVVGESGSGKSTTAKMIAKMYAPTTGNIEYRGRDIQTIQKKKELMHYREGVQMVWQDPFGSLNPTHNIFHHIARPLIIHNKVSASNKKELQERVYDLLDQVGLIPPKETAAKFPHQLSGGQRQRVNLARNIAVGAEVVLADEPTSMLDVSIRAGVLNLMEEMKFEKQMSLLYITHDIATARYIAEDISVMYVGHMVEWGDTDEVIANPQHPYTQLLISAVPDPSKSIHEKLKGNKGEIPLWTPESVGCPFAGRCQQATEQCKEKLPGVTQLSENHFVRCYLHEK
- a CDS encoding ABC transporter permease, which gives rise to MKEHYPLFNISSGLVSLILVLPILAIFYTSLGGDNELFSHLLQTVMPTYISNTFWLVFGVMLLSLALGIPSAWLMAMCQLPSARILQWALVLPMAMPGYIVGYIFTDWFDFAGPIQVMLRDLTGWGPREYWFPDMRTLGGAIWVMSLVLYPYVYLLCRAAFMEQSVSILQSARLLKCSPWQSFWRISLPIIRPSIAVSLSLVAMEAIGDFGTMNYFAVSTLTTAVYDTWLGYSNLGAAAKISAVMLLVIILLISSERYSRRRQKLFQHQFNSHEEFRYQLHGWKKWAAVIWCWSIVAVAFIFPLIQLGMYALAYFEQSWTTEFYQYSINSLKVSVMAASFALMVAILVNFNQRLSNSKLGNACARGASLGYAVPGTVLAIGIMVPVLTADHWINDVAKYMDWGRPGLILSGSMFALVFAFVVRFSAVAIGTIESSVNKVSPSLDMAARTMGCNSTQMLTRVHIPLMKRGALIAFLLVFIESMKELNAALLLRPFNFETLATYVYNFASDEQLELAAMPAVLLVLVGLIPLIIVNRSLEQAH
- a CDS encoding ABC transporter ATP-binding protein — protein: MTEPLISVRDLCVDYITDAGDVRACNKVSFDIAPGEVFGLAGESGCGKSTVAFSLMRLHKPPAFITGGEVIFNGEDILQYSDNRMQGFRWSEMSMVFQSAMNALNPVLPMEEQFCDVIMRHTNMTRDQARVRAEGLLEIVDIHPSRLSDYPHQFSGGMRQRLVIAIALALNPKMIIMDEPTTALDVVVQREILQKIYALKEEFGFSILFITHDLSLMVEFSDRIGIMYSGELIEVAPAKQILETPYHPYTRGLGSSFPPLIGPKTKLTGIPGNPLNLLQIPQGCRFQARCDRVHEACRSDATHLRQIEPNRYSNCHLYGEPIIQTAVS